The following are encoded in a window of Torulaspora globosa chromosome 4, complete sequence genomic DNA:
- the BNA6 gene encoding nicotinate-nucleotide diphosphorylase (carboxylating) (ancestral locus Anc_3.563), which produces MPVFENLLPANGQWKQEVTNWLQEDVPSFDYGGYVVGSERKSATLLCKQDGVLSGVPFAQEVFNQCQLEVEWFYKEGEELKPSESATGKLAVAKVTGKAKDILLAERTALNLLSRSSGIATTARQTLELARKVGYEGIIAGTRKTTPGLRRLEKYSMLVGGCDSHRYDLSSMVMLKDNHIWSLGSITEAVKSARDACGFAVKIEVECQSEQEADEAIAAGADVIMLDNFTNDSLKTCARSLKEKWQGKKHFLLECSGGLRLDNLEGYLCSDIDIYSTSSIHQGCKVVDFSLKIDH; this is translated from the coding sequence ATGCctgtctttgaaaatttaCTGCCTGCCAATGGCCAGTGGAAGCAAGAAGTCACAAACTGGCTGCAGGAAGATGTGCCGTCGTTTGATTACGGTGGATATGTTGTGGGATCTGAGCGTAAATCTGCTACCTTGCTGTGCAAACAAGACGGTGTTTTAAGCGGCGTTCCATTTGCTCAAGAAGTATTCAACCAATGCCAATTGGAAGTGGAATGGTTCTACAAGGAAGGCGAGGAATTGAAGCCCTCCGAGAGTGCCACGGGCAAGCTAGCTGTCGCCAAAGTTACCGGGAAGGCCAAGGATATTTTGCTAGCTGAGAGAACCGCTCTCAACCTGTTAAGCAGAAGCTCAGGAATCGCTACCACGGCTAGACAGACACTAGAATTGGCCCGTAAGGTGGGTTACGAAGGGATTATTGCCGGGACGAGAAAGACCACACCCGGCTTGCGTCGCTTGGAGAAATACTCGATGCTAGTTGGTGGATGCGACTCTCATCGGTATGACCTATCCTCCATGGTGATGTTGAAAGACAACCATATTTGGTCTCTGGGTTCGATCACAGAGGCGGTGAAGAGCGCTAGGGACGCTTGCGGGTTCGCCGTAAAGATCGAAGTTGAGTGTCAGAGCGAGCAGGAGGCAGATGAGGCCATCGCAGCGGGGGCGGATGTCATTATGCTTGACAATTTCACGAACGACTCGCTGAAAACCTGCGCTAGAAGCCTCAAGGAGAAATGGCAAGGCAAGAAGCATTTTCTGCTAGAGTGTAGCGGAGGGCTCAGATTAGACAATTTGGAAGGATACCTTTGCTCGGATATCGATATCTACAGCACAAGCAGCATCCATCAGGGCTGCAAGGTCGTCGatttctccttgaagatCGACCATTGA
- the CNN1 gene encoding centromere-binding protein CNN1 (ancestral locus Anc_3.559): MDTPRGSRDVSDGQTSRGTPFRERAIEERRLKDELLRSATPGLKRRPESWIDESRVREDPVELKSYLRDLSAVLALQERRNLTNVLMEEDRGVLESDPAAGTSSVNVLKDSVFSLLKADRARPKIRKVQTPIVIQDVESVSDTPEAFVDLPSSVESLAPVENSFTVASGQPEGVYEEPGVVQQDDLSDDSYSEVSEPDEPEPLTTSRLRRCLSLYMESEGMRLGKAGWRALQTASEALLKGMAQEMRDDEGRIVPDRQSILRAFVKFEVLAPNSSNEALFEVCCKYLTLEDLNKLEAALFP; encoded by the coding sequence ATGGATACTCCTAGAGGGTCGAGGGATGTGAGTGACGGACAGACGAGCCGTGGGACGCCGTTCCGGGAACGGGCTATCGAGGAAAGGAGGCTGAAGGATGAGCTGTTGAGAAGTGCGACACCCGGGCTGAAACGGAGACCTGAGTCGTGGATTGACGAAAGCAGGGTGCGGGAGGATCCAGTGGAACTGAAGTCGTACCTGCGAGACCTGAGTGCGGTGCTGGCGCTGCAGGAAAGGAGGAACCTGACCAATGTGTTGATGGAGGAGGACCGGGGGGTTTTGGAGAGCGATCCTGCAGCTGGGACGAGCTCAGTGAATGTGCTGAAGGACTCTGTGTTTTCGCTGCTGAAAGCAGATCGAGCAAGACCGAAGATTAGGAAAGTTCAAACGCCTATCGTCATCCAAGACGTAGAGAGTGTCTCTGATACGCCGGAGGCGTTTGTGGACCTTCCGAGCAGCGTAGAGTCTCTGGCGCCGGTTGAGAACAGTTTCACGGTTGCCAGCGGGCAGCCTGAAGGAGTCTACGAAGAGCCTGGCGTGGTGCAACAGGACGATTTGAGTGACGACAGCTACAGTGAGGTCTCTGAGCCCGACGAGCCGGAGCCGCTCACGACGTCCCGTCTGAGGCGTTGTCTGTCGCTCTACATGGAGAGCGAAGGCATGCGGCTCGGGAAAGCAGGCTGGAGGGCTCTGCAAACCGCTTCTGAAGCACTTCTGAAGGGAATGGCGCAAGAAATGAGAGACGACGAAGGTAGGATCGTGCCGGACAGGCAGAGTATTCTCAGAGCGTTTGTGAAGTTCGAAGTGCTGGCTCCCAACTCGAGCAATGAGGCCCTGTTCGAGGTTTGCTGCAAATACTTGACTCTAGAGGACCTGAACAAATTGGAAGCTGCGCTCTTTCCTTGA
- the CSE1 gene encoding importin-alpha export receptor (ancestral locus Anc_3.561) has translation MSDIETIARFLAESVVASTSKNAEKSLKSLENQDGFGLTLLHVVASSNLPNPTRLAGALFFKNFIRRKWIDEDGNHLLSPNNVELIKKEIVPLMIALPNNLQIQIGEAISEIADSDFPHRWPTLLGELASSLSPDDMVTNKGVLMVAHSIFKRWRPLFRSDELFLEIKAVLDAFAVPFLNLLKSVDEQISKNEGNEAALNLLFDVLLVLVKLYYDFNCQDIPEFFEDNIMTGMGILHKYLAYKNRLLDDPDETEQASVLIKVKSSIQELVQLYTARYEDVFGPMINEFIQITWDLLTSLSTDPKYDILVSKSLSFLSAVSRIPKYFEVFNNEFAMNNVVEQIVLPNVMIRESDIELFEDDPIEYIRRDLEGSDTDTRRRACSDFLKELKSKNEPLVTNVFSTHIQKFFELYQSDPSSNWKYKDLCVFLFTALAVDASVTSSGVSSINSLLNVVEFFTKQIAPDLTKDVPHIILRVDAIKYVYVFRNQLNKTQLIEIMPILAEFLEVDDYVVYTYAAVTIERILTIRESNISSAFIFNKSDLSGSANVLLTNLLRLIMKQNSSPEKLAENEFIMRAVFRVLQVSEDTVQVMFPELLSQLLSIISAISRNPSNPRFSHYSFESIGTIMAYCSTESLPALANTVMPTFLNILSEDIQEFVPYVFQIIAYIVEKGSVVPDSIKQLAQPILSPGIWELKGNIPAVTRLLKAFIKVDQSLFPDLVPVLGVFQRLIASKAYDVHGFELLEDILIFFDSNLLKPYLNQIAVLLLQRLQSSKTERYVKKLVVFLGVICIKRGASFVISFINEVQKGLFSQIWSSFVVPTLPTIGNLLDRKIALIGMTDIMIDGMSFSGDYTPLLPQTLESIVETAASESIANMKSDYFDIDNLEEITTFGSSFSRLASIAEKPYDPLPGIDLTQGVRAHITRRLRELSQKGPILNTFAPQISADAQSKLEALLSIS, from the coding sequence ATGTCAGATATTGAAACCATTGCCAGGTTTTTGGCGGAATCCGTAGTGGCATCGACGTCGAAGAACGCcgagaaaagcttgaagtcTTTGGAAAACCAGGACGGGTTTGGGTTGACCCTGTTGCATGTTGTGGCATCGAGCAATTTGCCGAATCCTACTAGACTGGCCGGTGCcctgttcttcaagaatttcatcagAAGGAAATGGATCGATGAGGATGGCAATCACCTGCTCTCGCCGAACAACGTCGAgctcatcaagaaagagatagTTCCGTTGATGATCGCGCTTCCCAATAATCTGCAAATCCAGATCGGTGAGGCGATATCGGAAATTGCAGATTCCGACTTTCCTCACAGATGGCCGACGCTGTTGGGCGAGTTGGCCAGTAGTTTGTCGCCAGACGATATGGTAACGAACAAAGGTGTTTTGATGGTGGCACATTCgattttcaagagatgGAGGCCCCTTTTCAGATCCGACGAATTGTTTCTCGAGATCAAGGCGGTTCTAGATGCGTTTGCCGTTCCCTTTTTaaatctgctgaagagcGTTGATGAGCAAATCTCTAAGAATGAGGGCAACGAAGCTGCTCTGAACCTGCTTTTTGACGTCTTGCTGGTGCTGGTCAAGCTCTACTACGACTTCAATTGCCAAGATATCCCCGAGTTTTTTGAGGACAATATTATGACAGGTATGGGTATCCTACATAAGTACCTCGCGTACAAAAACCGTTTACTGGACGACCCCGATGAAACGGAGCAAGCCAGCGTGCTAATAAAAGTCAAGTCCTCCATCCAGGAACTGGTACAGCTCTATACGGCAAGGTATGAAGATGTGTTCGGACCTATGATTAATGAATTCATACAGATAACATGGGACTTACTGACTTCGCTATCGACGGACCCCAAGTATGACATCCTTGTTTCGAAATCGCTGTCATTCCTCTCAGCAGTCTCAAGAATTCCAAAGTACTTTGAAGTATTCAATAATGAATTTGCGATGAACAACGTAGTCGAGCAGATAGTGTTGCCCAACGTTATGATACGTGAGTCCGATATTGAACtgtttgaagatgatccgATTGAGTACATTCGTAGAGATTTGGAGGGCTCCGATACAGAtacaagaagaagagcttgttctgattttttgaaagaattgaaatcaaagaatGAACCACTCGTGACGAACGTTTTTTCCACTCATATTCAGAAGTTCTTTGAACTGTATCAATCGGACCCTTCGTCTAACTGGAAATACAAGGATCTCTGCGTGTTTCTTTTCACTGCCCTAGCGGTGGACGCTAGCGTAACAAGTAGCGGGGTTTCGTCGATCAATAGCTTACTGAATGTTGTTGAGTTTTTTACCAAGCAAATTGCCCCAGATCTGACCAAAGATGTTCCACATATCATACTGAGAGTTGACGCTATCAAGTACGTTTACGTCTTTAGGAATCAACTGAATAAGAcccagctcatcgaaattATGCCAATTCTGGCCGAGTttttggaagttgatgaTTACGTTGTTTACACGTATGCTGCTGTCACAATAGAAAGGATTCTGACCATCAGAGAATCAAACATCTCGTCagctttcatcttcaacaaatcAGACTTATCGGGCAGTGCTAATGTCTTGTTGACAAATTTGCTGCGCTTGATCATGAAGCAAAACTCATCGCCAGAGAAATTGGCAGAAAATGAATTCATTATGAGAGCTGTCTTCAGGGTACTACAGGTATCTGAAGACACGGTACAGGTAATGTTTCCAGAGCTTTTAAGCCAGCTCCTCAGTATCATTTCAGCAATATCCAGAAATCCCTCGAATCCTCGCTTTTCTCATTATTCTTTTGAATCGATTGGTACCATTATGGCTTACTGCTCAACCGAGTCGCTTCCGGCATTGGCTAATACTGTAATGCCCACATTTTTGAATATCTTGTCAGAGGATATACAAGAGTTCGTTCCCTACGTTTTTCAGATCATTGCATATATCGTCGAGAAAGGGTCAGTCGTACCAGATAGCATAAAGCAGTTGGCTCAGCCCATCTTATCCCCAGGGATATGGGAGCTCAAGGGAAACATACCTGCTGTTACAAGACTGTTAAAAGCCTTTATTAAGGTTGATCAATCTCTTTTCCCTGATCTGGTACCAGTTTTAGGAGTCTTCCAAAGACTAATCGCATCAAAAGCCTATGACGTTCATGgttttgaacttcttgagGATATCCTAATCTTTTTCGATTCCAATCTTTTGAAGCCTTATCTGAACCAGATCGCGGTGCTTTTATTGCAACGTCTGCAGAGTTCAAAAACCGAAAGATATGTGAAAAAGCTGGTGGTTTTCCTTGGCGTGATCTGCATCAAGCGTGGTGCAAGCTTTGTCATCTCGTTTATCAATGAGGTCCAGAAGGGCTTGTTCTCACAAATCTGGTCGAGCTTTGTGGTCCCAACCCTTCCTACTATTGGTAATTTACTGGATCGGAAGATTGCGTTAATAGGAATGACAGACATTATGATCGACGGGATGTCTTTCTCGGGTGATTACACTCCACTATTGCCACAAACATTGGAGAGTATTGTCGAGACTGCTGCTTCTGAGAGCATTGCCAACATGAAGAGTGATTACTTCGATATTGACAACCTTGAGGAAATCACCACCTTTGGCTCAAGCTTCAGTAGATTAGCAAGCATTGCAGAAAAACCATACGATCCGCTGCCGGGCATAGATCTGACACAGGGAGTGAGGGCGCACATCACACGCCGGCTGCGCGAGCTCAGCCAAAAAGGGCCGATCTTGAACACTTTTGCTCCACAGATTTCCGCCGATGCGCAATCGAAGCTGGAGGCTCTGCTATCAATATCCTGA
- the DOC1 gene encoding anaphase promoting complex subunit DOC1 (ancestral locus Anc_3.562): protein MGAKMDSEQIEAILDKLAPSAALKPTTLRRSKRVVLDDTVGDENTRRMFVNGIQEESQFAAMTPEKLATRFTQGLQLFDYENMTDVSRLAHWKASSSKPGNPIENALDDDPETFWQSDGSQPHQIEVYFSKRMSIVQLMLYFSLIADESYTPRFVCIYAGHSPSDALFYKTLEVRNVNGWVSLTFEDSRPHDKLLKCQYLRFVFPANHENGKDTHLRGIRVFAPSKKLSMASTELIQCFGHGSKLMSECSLR from the coding sequence ATGGGCGCCAAGATGGACAGCGAGCAGATCGAGGCAATCCTGGATAAGTTGGCTCCCTCAGCGGCGCTTAAGCCGACCACCTTGAGACGCAGTAAGAGAGTGGTCCTGGATGACACAGTCGGAGACGAAAATACGAGACGGATGTTTGTGAATGGGATCCAGGAGGAGTCGCAATTCGCGGCTATGACACCAGAAAAGCTGGCAACAAGGTTTACACAAGGCTTGCAGCTATTCGACTATGAGAACATGACCGACGTGAGCCGTCTGGCCCACTGGAAGGCCTCCTCGTCTAAGCCCGGGAACCCCATCGAGAATGCATTAGACGACGATCCCGAGACGTTCTGGCAGAGCGACGGCTCGCAACCCCACCAAATCGAGGTTTATTTCAGCAAGCGCATGAGCATCGTTCAGCTGATGCTTTACTTCTCCCTCATCGCGGATGAGTCGTACACGCCAAGGTTTGTCTGCATTTACGCGGGCCACTCGCCATCAGACGCACTTTTCTACAAGACCCTCGAGGTGAGGAACGTCAATGGATGGGTATCTCTGACCTTCGAAGACAGCAGACCGCACGACAAGCTGTTGAAGTGCCAGTATCTCAGATTTGTGTTCCCGGCGAACCACGAAAACGGTAAGGACACCCATCTGAGAGGAATACGGGTCTTTGCGCCATCCAAGAAGCTCTCAATGGCCTCCACAGAGCTCATACAATGCTTTGGCCACGGCAGTAAGCTTATGAGTGAGTGCTCGTTAAGATGA
- the HAP2 gene encoding transcription activator HAP2 (ancestral locus Anc_3.560), with protein MTEEEEEYQPLEIGFGAYSAQEVVLPSRPMEKEQEEAVKRPVAEQSQTEMYLYDGPQVPGRQESKASLPDDGMSGMQRRELEQQSLEGPSEGHTGAVASGFPYPADPSGGQGAWGEISLWESSAEKKKADVGYAQGSYEAARIGTQLQETAQQPFYVNAKQYYRIIKRRYARARLEENIRISRERKPYLHESRHKHAMRRPRGQGGRFLTVAEIKAMKAKESPESVQSSDAATPQPDSSKDAETQAPVITQQDTSQNKLPPLRKSEA; from the coding sequence ATGActgaggaggaggaagagtATCAGCCGCTAGAGATCGGGTTTGGTGCGTATTCGGCGCAGGAAGTGGTTCTGCCAAGTCGACCAATGgaaaaagagcaagaggaagcagtgAAAAGGCCTGTGGCGGAGCAATCGCAGACGGAGATGTATTTATATGATGGGCCGCAGGTGCCCGGGAGACAGGAGTCGAAAGCGTCGCTTCCGGACGATGGAATGTCTGGCATGCAGCGAAGAGAATTGGAACAGCAGTCGCTGGAAGGTCCGTCCGAGGGCCATACAGGAGCTGTTGCATCGGGGTTTCCGTATCCGGCGGATCCATCGGGCGGCCAGGGCGCCTGGGGAGAGATCAGCCTGTGGGAATCGTCggcagagaagaaaaaagcaGACGTAGGATACGCCCAAGGGAGCTACGAGGCTGCGAGAATCGGCACCCAGCTGCAGGAGACAGCACAGCAACCTTTCTATGTGAACGCGAAGCAGTATTACAGAATCATCAAGCGTAGGTATGCCAGAGCGCGTCTGGAGGAGAATATACGAATATCGCGGGAGCGGAAACCGTACTTGCATGAATCGCGACATAAGCACGCGATGAGAAGACCTAGGGGGCAAGGCGGGAGGTTTCTGACCGTCGCTGAGATTAAGGCCATGAAGGCTAAGGAATCGCCAGAGTCGGTGCAGTCCTCTGACGCTGCCACGCCGCAGCCGGATAGTAGCAAGGACGCCGAGACGCAGGCACCGGTGATAACACAGCAGGACACCAGTCAGAATAAACTTCCTCCGCTGAGGAAAAGTGAAGCGTAA